In Streptacidiphilus sp. P02-A3a, the DNA window CCATGGCGATACCGGCGACGGCGGCCTTGAGCGGCACACCGGCGTTCAGCAGCGACATGGTCGAGGCGCAGACCGAGCCCATCGAGGTCGAGCCGTTGGAGCCGAGGGCCTCGGACACCTGACGGATCGCGTAGGGGAACTCCTCGCGGGTCGGCAGCACCGGGATCAGCGCGCGCTCGGCGAGGGCGCCGTGGCCGATCTCGCGGCGCTTGGGCGAGCCCACGCGGCCGGTCTCGCCGACGGAGTACGGCGGGAAGTTGTAGTTGTGCATGTAGCGCTTGCGGGTCTCCGGCGCCAGGGTGTCCAGCTGCTGCTCCATCCGGAGCATGTTCAGCGTGGTGACGCCCAGGATCTGGGTCTCGCCGCGCTCGAACAGGGCGGAGCCGTGGACCCGCGGGATGACCTCGACCTCGGCGGCCAGGGTGCGGATGTCGGTGACCCCGCGGCCGTCGATGCGGACCTTGTCCTTGATGACGCGCTGGCGGACCAGCTTCTTCGTCAGCGAGCGGTACGCGGCGGAGATCTCCTTCTCGCGCCCCTCGAACTGCGGCAGCAGCTTGTCGGAGGCGAGCGCCTTGACCCGGTCCAGCTCGGCCTCGCGGGCCTGCTTGCCGGCGATGGTCAGCGCCTGCGCCAGCTCGCCGGTGACCGCGGCGCTGAGCGCCTCGAACACGTCCTCCTGGTAGTCCAGGAAGACCGGGAACTCACCGGTGGGCTTCGCGGCGGCGGCGGCCAGCTGGGCCTGGGCCCGGCACAGCTCGCGGATGAAGACCTTGGCGGCTTCCAGACCGGCGGCCACGACGTCCTCGGTCGGGGCGGTGGCGCCGCCCTTGACCAGCTCGATGGTCTTCGCGGTGGCCTCGGCCTCGACCATCATGATCGCGACATCGCCGTCGGCCAGCGTGCGGCCCGCGACGACCATGTCGAACACGGCCTCCTCAAGCTCGCTGTGGCGCGGGAAGGCGACCCACTGGCCCTTGATCAGGGCCACCCGGACGCCGCCGATGGGGCCGGAGAAGGGCAGGCCCGCGAGCTGCGTGGAGGCGGAGGCGGCGTTGATCGCGACGACGTCGTACAGGTCGTCGGGGTTGAGCGCCATGATCGTGCAGACGACCTGGATCTCGTTGCGCAGGCCCTTGACGAAGGACGGGCGCAGCGGGCGGTCGATCAGCCGACAGGTGAGGATGGCGTCCTCGGAGGGACGGCCCTCACGGCGGAAGAACGAGCCGGGGATGCGCCCGGCCGCGTACATCCGCTCCTCGACGTCCACCGTCAGCGGGAAGAAGTCGAAGTGGTCCTTGGGCTGCTTCGACGCGCTGGTCGCCGAGAGGATCATCGTCTCGTCGTCCAGGTAGGCGACGGCGGAGCCGCCGGCCTGCTTGGCCAGACGGCCGGTCTCGAAGCGGATGGTGCGGGTACCGAAAGAACCGTTGTCGATGACGGCTACGGCTTCGTGCGTGGTGTTGTCTTCCACCTGGAAGATCTCCTTCATGTCCTCTAGGTGGAGCGTCCAGCTCCGCGCCGCCGCCGGGCGGCCCGGCTTGGCCGGTCTTCGATCGAAGCCTCCGGCAGGTGCAGTACGCGCTTGGCGCTGTCACTCTCCGGCGGCCACTACCGAGGACCGGCGCCTGGTGGCGCCCGTGGTCGGATGCGTGTGGACGCTCCGCGTCTTTGCGGGCGCCGACCGGTCCGGTCGTCCCGCGG includes these proteins:
- a CDS encoding polyribonucleotide nucleotidyltransferase, encoding MEDNTTHEAVAVIDNGSFGTRTIRFETGRLAKQAGGSAVAYLDDETMILSATSASKQPKDHFDFFPLTVDVEERMYAAGRIPGSFFRREGRPSEDAILTCRLIDRPLRPSFVKGLRNEIQVVCTIMALNPDDLYDVVAINAASASTQLAGLPFSGPIGGVRVALIKGQWVAFPRHSELEEAVFDMVVAGRTLADGDVAIMMVEAEATAKTIELVKGGATAPTEDVVAAGLEAAKVFIRELCRAQAQLAAAAAKPTGEFPVFLDYQEDVFEALSAAVTGELAQALTIAGKQAREAELDRVKALASDKLLPQFEGREKEISAAYRSLTKKLVRQRVIKDKVRIDGRGVTDIRTLAAEVEVIPRVHGSALFERGETQILGVTTLNMLRMEQQLDTLAPETRKRYMHNYNFPPYSVGETGRVGSPKRREIGHGALAERALIPVLPTREEFPYAIRQVSEALGSNGSTSMGSVCASTMSLLNAGVPLKAAVAGIAMGLISQEIDGETHYVALTDILGAEDAFGDMDFKVAGTKTFVTALQLDTKLDGIPASVLGAALKQAHDARLHILDVMNEAIDVPDEMSEFAPRIITIKIPVDKIGEVIGPKGKMINQIQEDTGADITIEDDGTIYIGAVDGPSAEAARTTINQIANPTMPEVGERYLGTVVKTTTFGAFVSLMPGKDGLLHISQIRKLAGGKRVENVEDVLAVGSKVQVEIAEIDPRGKLSLIPVVEGEDAAEAAEAK